The DNA sequence CGAGGCGCGGAAGTCGTGCGGCCCGACGGTGATCACCGCCGCCTTGAGTTCTGGCGGGGGATCGGTGAGCAGCGCCCACTGCGTGAACCCCAGATAGGACAGCCCGACGGTGGCGAAGGACCCGGTGAACCAAGGCTGGTCCCGCAACCAGGCCGCGGTGTCGGCGCCGTCGTCCTTCTCGTGCACCATCGGCGTGAACTCACCACCCGAACCGAAGGTGCCGCGGACGCTCTGGACCACCACGTGATAGCCCCGCGTCGCATACACGCCGGCGAAGAGTGCGGAGAACGGCCAACCGCGTCCGTAGGGGCCGCGCACCAGCAGAGTGCCCGCGGGTGTCGACGTATCCGGTACGTAGTGGTCGGCGATCAGGTCGACACCGTCGCGCATCGGCACCCGCACCCCACGGTCGACCGTGTAGCCGGTGGTGTGGGGAGGAAGCGCGAGCGTGCGGCTGACCACCTTGCCGACGGTGCGGCGCAGCTTTGCCGAAGCGGTGGACGTCATCCCGGCCAGGGTAGCCAGCGTCGCCGGCCGCCCTCTAATAGATCCTCTAATAGATATAGATCTCTAATAGATGTAGTGCGGGGCGAGCTCCTGTGCCTTCTGCAGGTTTGTCTGCATGCAGTCGACATCGGGCTGCGAGTAGATCGGCGAGTAGAACAGCACCTGCTGGATGACGCCGTAGCTGGTGTCGAACGCCAGCGCACACGTGATCCACCAGCGGTTGTTCCAGTCGGTGGGCTTCATGATCCAGTACTGCGCGGCCCGGTGTCCGGCGACGTCGAGTTGCACCGCGTCGGGCGGCAGCGTCTCCTCGTAGGTGCGCCACACGAACGCCTCTACCGTCATCTGGTAGTTGCCGGCGTCGTACTTGCAGCGCAGCATGTCCTCCGGGGCCGGAGGCGTGTAGGCCAGGCCGGCGCGCTGCACCACGTCGAGCGGGATGTCACGGCACGGGTCGAACGGGGAGGGGTCGACGGTCTCGATCACCGGGTACTTGATCGTGGACGATCCGGTCATCGGCAGGAAGGTCGAGCGCAGGTCGACCCGGTCGGGGGCCGATCCACCCGTCGGATTGGTCGCGAACACCACCATGACTGCCGCGAACAGCGCACACAACGCCGAGAGCACTCTCAGCTTGGCGGCCATGTCACCCCCTATTGTCTGGGCGGCGGCCCGCCGCCCTTCGCGTCGTGACGGCTCGCCGTCGTTCTCGTGCCCGACCTCTCGGGGAGTGTAGCCGTCGCCACTCGCTGGTTGAACCTGAAATGAGAACACGTTCTAGTCGCTCGGGGAGGCGGCTCGCGGCGCATCAGTAGGCTGGTCGGTTGTGGTGCCACCCGAGACATCCCGCGACCGGCGACCGGTGCTGTGGGCGATCAGCGACCTGCACACCGGCCACACCGGTAACAAGCCGGTCACCGAGTCGCTCTATCCGTCCTCACCGGACGACTGGTTGATCGTGGCCGGTGACGTCGGTGAGCGCACCGACGAGATCCGCTGGGCACTCGACCTGCTGCGCAAGCGGTTCGCGAAGGTCATCTGGGTGCCGGGGAACCACGAACTGTGGACCACCACCAAGGATCCGATGCAGATCTTCGGCCGATCGCGCTACGACTACCTGGTCACCATGTGCGACGAGATGGGCATCGTCACCCCCGAACATCCCTTCCCGGTCTGGACCGAGGAGGGCGGCCCGGCGACGATCGTGCCGATGTTCCTGCTGTACGACTACAGCTTCCTGCCCGAGGGTGCGGCGTCCAAGGCCGAGGGTCTGGCCATCGCCCGCGAACGCAACCTCGTCGGCACCGACGAGTTCCTGCTGTCGGCCGAGCCCTATGCCACCCGCGACGCGTGGTGCCGCGACCGGGTCGACCTCACCCGCAAGCGCCTCGAGGACCTGGACTGGATGACGCCGACGATCCAGGTCAACCACTTCCCGATGGTGCGCGAACCCTGCGACGCGATGTTCTACCCGGAGTTCTCGCTGTGGTGCGGCACGACCGCGACCGCGGACTGGCACACCCGCTACAACGCCGTGTGCTCGGTGTACGGCCACCTGCACATTCCCCGCACGACGTGGTACGACGACGTGCGCTTCGAGGAGGTGTCGGTGGGTTATCCGCGGGAGTGGCGCCGCCGCAAGCCCTACCGGTGGTTACGCCAGATCCTGCCCGAACCGCAGTACGCCCCCGGCTACCTCAACGAGTTCGGCGGCCATTTCCAGATCACCCAGGAGATGCGGGAGAACGCGGCGAAGATGCAGGAACGGATCAGGGCGAGGCGCGCATGAGTGCGCGGACGACACTGCTGCCCGAGGTGCTCAGAGAGGGCGTCGTCTCCGCCGAACGCTACGACGACCCGCCCGGCATCGCCCCGCTGCCCGAGGAGGAACCGCTGGTCGCGCGTTCGGTGGCCAAGCGGCGCAACGAGTTCGTCACGGTCCGGTACTGCGCGCGCCAGGCGCTCGGCGAACTCGGGGTGCCTCCGGCGCCGATCCTCAAGGGGGACAAGGGAGAACCGTGCTGGCCGGACGGCGTGGTCGGCAGCCTCACCCACTGTGAGGGTTTCCGGGGCGCCGCCGTCGCCCGCCATGGCGACGTCCGCTCCATCGGGATCGACGCCGAACCGCACGGTGTGCTGCCCAAGGGGGTGCTCGACGCCATCAGCCTGCCCGCCGAGCGCAGTGAGCTCTCGGCGCTGCCCCCTGGGCTCCACTGGGACCGAATCCTGTTCTGCGCCAAGGAGGCGACGTACAAGGCGTGGTTTCCGCTGACCCACAGGTGGCTGGGCTTCGAAGACGCCCACATCACGTTCGAGGTCGACTCGACGGGCCGGACCGGGCGGTTCGTCTCGAAGGTGCTGATCGACCCGGCCGCCGAATCGGGTCCGCCGTTGACGGCGTTGGAGGGCCGGTGGTCGGTGCGCGACGGCCTCGCGCTGAC is a window from the Mycolicibacterium litorale genome containing:
- a CDS encoding DUF3558 domain-containing protein — translated: MAAKLRVLSALCALFAAVMVVFATNPTGGSAPDRVDLRSTFLPMTGSSTIKYPVIETVDPSPFDPCRDIPLDVVQRAGLAYTPPAPEDMLRCKYDAGNYQMTVEAFVWRTYEETLPPDAVQLDVAGHRAAQYWIMKPTDWNNRWWITCALAFDTSYGVIQQVLFYSPIYSQPDVDCMQTNLQKAQELAPHYIY
- a CDS encoding metallophosphoesterase family protein; amino-acid sequence: MPPETSRDRRPVLWAISDLHTGHTGNKPVTESLYPSSPDDWLIVAGDVGERTDEIRWALDLLRKRFAKVIWVPGNHELWTTTKDPMQIFGRSRYDYLVTMCDEMGIVTPEHPFPVWTEEGGPATIVPMFLLYDYSFLPEGAASKAEGLAIARERNLVGTDEFLLSAEPYATRDAWCRDRVDLTRKRLEDLDWMTPTIQVNHFPMVREPCDAMFYPEFSLWCGTTATADWHTRYNAVCSVYGHLHIPRTTWYDDVRFEEVSVGYPREWRRRKPYRWLRQILPEPQYAPGYLNEFGGHFQITQEMRENAAKMQERIRARRA
- a CDS encoding 4'-phosphopantetheinyl transferase family protein; this encodes MSARTTLLPEVLREGVVSAERYDDPPGIAPLPEEEPLVARSVAKRRNEFVTVRYCARQALGELGVPPAPILKGDKGEPCWPDGVVGSLTHCEGFRGAAVARHGDVRSIGIDAEPHGVLPKGVLDAISLPAERSELSALPPGLHWDRILFCAKEATYKAWFPLTHRWLGFEDAHITFEVDSTGRTGRFVSKVLIDPAAESGPPLTALEGRWSVRDGLALTAIVL